In Quercus robur chromosome 11, dhQueRobu3.1, whole genome shotgun sequence, the sequence TATGCATGTGATAGTTGATTTTGGCCATATATTTGATTTTCCATTTGGTTCCATGCATGTAATGAGAAAGTGACTAGTCATGTTAGATATATATTGATGAGATTGATGAAAGTTCATTGTTAGTATTCATGTGAATAACGATTTATCTTTGAAAGTTCATTTGTTAGTATCCATGACCCccacaataaataaaatctaaaaggcATCGAATAAAATGATCATTATAGTTGTGATCAGTAAGGGAATGTCCCGACATGGCCCACTGACACACTCTTACTAATCATAACTCGTCATATTGCAAGTTATGGCATAAAATTGTGCCAATTTTGGTAACCTTAGCATTATTACAAATTAAGTGGATCCACCACTgctctcatatttttttttttttggggtaaacaAGACCGACTGTATAGATATCTATTTTTTTCAAGAACGTATGCATGACTTTAAAGTCAAATTTAATATtcgttattattatttgatttcaaCCATGAACTTAACTATGGTTTCCAAGCCtatgaattttatttacaaatagttatttttttctttttttgcttgatACAACTAGTTCATATCATTGTTTAGCTGTCAAGCTCACTACTTTCTTTTGATAAAGTTATTTTTTGGTAGAATAGTTTTGACGTTACGCCTTGTATGAAAAGCTTTAAAAAATTTGCAGTCAGTGGCTCATATAACTGGGTTTATGGCGTCACATCACCAAAATTTCATAGTTTATGTTCTGCTTAAAGTTCCAGGCCAAACAACATCTCAGTACCTTTGCCTCTATCGAGCAGCCTTAGAAGGTAATTGGCAAGATGCTAAGAAAATACTTGAGGATGATCCAGATGCCATTCGATATTCCATTACACAAACGAAGGAGTCAGTTCTTCACATTGCATTCGCATCAAAACACATGGCTTTTGTAAAAGAACTGGTGCAACTTTTGTCTGACGACGACTTAGAACTGAGAAACCAAGAAGGAGAAACAGCCCTTTGCTTTGCTGCGAAATCAGGAATTGTGGCAATTGCTAAGGAGATGGTGAAAAAGAACAATAGACTCCCATTAGCCCGCAGTAAAGAAGATAGGACACCACTTCCCAAAGCTGCTTTGCTCGGACTTAGAGACATGGTGTCTTATCTATTCACTGTGACTTCTTTTGAAGGTTTGAGTCCTTCTGAACACATGGAGATCCTTGTGGCTACTATTACCAATGATATGTATGGTATGTCCCACATCTCAATAATTGTGAGTTTGAGGCAATTAATTGAAAATGCCATTACATCATTTGATGTccttagagaaaattttgattgggcATGAAAACTTTGACAATgatcaaatgtttttttttttggggggacaGATATAGCACTCGAAATTCTGAAAATAAGTCAAATACTGTCAACTACAAACGTCGAAAAGAATATTGAAGCACTGCATGAGTTGGCCAGAAAACCTATTGCATTTGGCAGTAAAAGTCAGCTATCATTTTGGAAAAGATGCTTAAACTGTTAGTCTGACTCAAACCCAATTTCATTCTTTGTGTAGATATAACGTTTCCCAAGTAGGTCTTTATGTTACATTTTTCTGGCCTCAAGTAGGTTTTTATGTTACACTAAACACAATATGTGAttcttttcccaaaaaaaaaaaaaaaaaaaaaacaatatatgtgaCAACTTTACTCAAATCAACTTGGAATGAGAAGTAGCTTATTCTCATTAAATTTTAGATGATATTTACTTCCTAAACCATCAGAAATTCTCAGAGGTAGACCTTTTTCTACTTGAAATGTCTTGTCCGTtgtggaaaattattgaatactccaAAAGCACCATAAATGAGTACTCCCTCTCTTACATAAACTGTGAGTctcatcataaatttaattagtggaaccCAAAGTTATATAAGATGGGAGAGTAAccatttatggtactctgagAGTACCCAATAATTACCTATCCGTTATAATACTTGTGCCTGTTTCCTTTAGAgacatatataattatatataagtgCATTGTAGGTTAgctttcttttaaattttttatttattttggtaggTGGTGGAAGGCAGCATttataaatctttttattttattttcataaaaaaagatctttttatttttatttttcattattttttatattttaagatAAGTTAGTCATCCAATGGGCACAACTAACCAGGAAAAACGATTGGAATTGAAATTGTTAATGTCATTGTGctttgaaatttatatattaaatttcaggaaaaagaaaaatcttgagCCACAAAACCCTTGGCTGAGTAATCatctttgtcattttcttttcaaatcttTCAAtattatttacctttttttttttttttttttgatagttacaacaagAAATAGAGAATTAGATGTTATAGACATTTTAGGAGGTGTCTATCAGTTGAGCTACAAAATTTTTGACTTTTATTATAATTAGCTCGTAACCTCATGcatataaatgaaatatatttataaatgtgCATAATTTAAggcatattaaaattttactaatttgatatataataatataatgtttgtttatttgaaaatataaaatagctacaaataaaataaatataattttatttgaaacaaatgaaaaagaaattatttaaattgttatttatgaaattctcaattttgattTGTCCAAccactataataataataatgatcatcatcatcataatataaaaaaaatgaatcaatgattgtgatttttttaaggtttattaatttttaattctataATTTTCTCACTTAAAAACTCATATagcacaataaataaataaattggacTACTCGATTTTTGTAGTGTAGTAAATAGCTAACCAAAATTAAGGAAATTGGATGAAACACATAGCATAAAATTAGAATCCAGCTTGAGATCTAATATGAATGTTAAAATGATGTACCCAAGGTTTTTGTATGTTGGAAGTTAAACTTAATTTATGAGactcttgtttatttattaaaaaagaaaaagattggtATAAGAATAATGAGGGAAGTATATGTAATAAAAGTAAGTGAGAGTTTCTTTAGGTTATATGTGAGATTTTATGATAGTAGgagttcaaaaaataaatgtaaattagGGGATGGTGGTATACCATATTGTCAAGTTCAAATCAAGAGTTAGAGGAAAGAAATATAAACATCGAAGAGTTCTCTTACTCTTTCCTCTCCACTCTCTTTTTTATGGTATATTTAGATTGAAGGGAAAGAGAGCAATCATGATTTTAAAAACAGAACCAAACTCGGTTCAAATTGGAACTGGACATTAATCCTGTCCGGTTattattaaaaaccaaaaataagagaaaaattgtaaaaaattagaaatctCTGATTCCCTCAGCAAAACCAAAAACCGGTATGTTTAAATTGGTTTTAAGCAGTTTGTAAAAACTTATGCtgttgtatttttaaaaaaataaaaataaaaagagagagatattgtttttaaaaatgttcCTAAGTCTGAAGTGGTGAAGCTTAAAACGGCCACAATGaccccaaaaaaggaaaaaataatatcagATTTACCATCTTTGGGTTGAGGAAGAAGCTCAAAGATGAAGCAgatttacaattttacaatgatatgatatgtGCTTCAGTTGAGGCCTTTTTTGGCTGCTCTTGTCTGCTTCAGTGGTGGTATACTGGTATGAAACATttgaaagttaatttttttttttttttttttttttttatgggcaTTTGAAAGTTTAAAATTGGTATTTGAAGCAAAAAGAGGAACATCTAATCGTCGGTTTTCTCTCTAGGTTTTCTCTGGAAACCCTAGAGGTGAAAAAAGGGGCTAGAATAGCAACAGGGCTGTCGTCAGGCAATCTTTCTCTCCGTTCAAACGGTAGAAACGATTTCAAAAGAGAACATGGAGGAGATTACAGATAAGTGTGCAAAGTTAAAGCTGTCGTTGAAAGAAGATGTTGAAGTAGCAATCCATGCTCCAATGCCAGAGGAGGGTCTTGTCCTTCTTGGTAAATTTTGTACTAAGCGAAAAATCAATTTGGAGTCGGTGACCAGAGTTTTGAGATCGATTTGGAAAGCGGAACACAATTTCGAGGTCAACGATCTGGGGGAAAATAAGGtaatgtttctttttcaatcGAAGGATGATATGGATAGGGTTTTATTGCTCAATCCGTGGTCTTTCGATAAATATTTGTTGATCCTTCATAAGATGGTGCGTGGTGAGGCGGTTAAGGATATAAAGTTTAATAGGTCACCATTTTGGATTCAAATACACGGGCTGCCCACAATGTGTCAGACTAAAGAAGTTGGAATAAGTATCGGAGCAACCTTAGGGGAGGTGGTGAAGGTGGATGCCAACAGGGAAGGTTTTTGCTTGGGGAACTGTCTGCGCATAAGGGTTATTCTGGATGTTTCCATGCCATTATGTCGGGGTCGGAAGGTGCGTTTAGGGGAATATGGTTTAAAATGGGTGGACTTTAGATACGAGAGGCTTCCTATATTTTGCTATCTGTGTGGGAAGATTAACCATGATGAAAGGGATTGTTTGTAGTGGATACGAAGCAGTGATACTCTAAGGCCAGACGAGAAGCAATTCGGTCCATAGCTACACGCGCTACAAGAAAAAACCCAGAAGCCTCAACTCGTTATGGCAGGAAAACGAGGTGAAAACAGGCCCAGTGACGCCGAAAAGGAGGTCCAGGAACGGGAATTGGCCGGAGCAATGGTTTCTCAGCCGGAGACGGCGAAGCCTAAGAAGTTGTTAATGGAGAAGCTGACGGCCTATAGGGCTGACGTGGGAAAATCAGTAACAAATCCAGCTCACAGGTGTATCCCAACACCGGATATTCCAtgtgttttgaattttgaacagCAGCTCAAGGAAATTGATGACGCTATCAACGAAAATGTTTTTGCCATAAATTCCATACAAAACCAGGAATCTCTCTTAGGGAAGGAGTCCAAAATGCAGGCCATGCACGTGACCACGCTGAACTTGGAAGAAAGAGAGCAAGCAAGTGGGCTGAATGTCATTAACCAAGCCCAACCATTTACGTATGTGCCGCAGGTCACTTTACACAAGCCCGGGCATGAAAGTAAGGAGAATGTGGGCTTATTTCATGCTGGGGCAAACTTTAATTTGGGGCTGGCCTCTCCTAAACAACACACAGCCTAGGGAGTAAGGAAGATTAGAGTTGGcagccaaaaaaagaataaagaaaatagagGAGTTTCTAGGCAGGAGAATAAGTCGGGTAGTGAGGCAATACAACTCCAGGGAGacaaaaccaaagaaacaaTGACCATGGAGTTTGACATGGTTGATATGGGACTCAAAAGAAGAGCAAGGGTACCATTGACTGAGCTAGAAGATAAGGAAGATAATGGGAAACGCATCAAAAGGGAGGGTGAGGTTAAGGAGCTTGGCCAACTTTTAGCACAGTACTTGGGATCGGCGGAGGCTGCGGTGCAGCCCCGCCTGGCACAATGAGTGCCATCAGCTGGAACTGtagggggcttgggaaccccctAACAGTTAATGCTCTCCAAAAGGTGGTGTTGGAGAAAGATCCCACCTCAGTCTTTCTAATGGAGACTAAGTTTGACGTTATAGAGATGGACGGTATTAAACGAAAAATAGAAAGGCAACAAGGACTGGTAGTACCGAGCATACGAAGGGCTGGAGGTCTAGCTCTCTTATGGAGAAACTCATTACAAGTTGATATAATGTCATACTCACCTGGACATATTGATGCAATCGTATCCGAAGAACAGGGCAGGAAAAAATGGAGGTTCATTTGTTTTTATAGCCACCCGGAGACCAGTAAAAGAGGGGATTCATGGTCGTTGCTGGAAGATCTTAGTCGTCGGAGTAATTTGCCATGGGTATGCGtgggggattttaatgaaataatgcATGCTAAGGAGAAAGTTGGTGGTGGGGTTAGGCCGGAAGGTCAAATGAGGAAATTTCATGAGACAATCAACAGATGCAGATTGAGAGACATGGGGTATGTGGAATCAGATTATACCTGGAGTAGAAGACTTGGTAGCCGAGGATGGGTGAGAGAAAGACTTGACAGAGCATTGGTGTCCACGAATTGGACAAGAGTTTTTCCAAGAGTAAAGCTCCACCACTTGTCCAACTCGGTCTCTGATCACAGTATTTTGGTGCTTAAAGAAACTAGTCCACTGAGACAGCAAAGGCGGCAAACAAAGTTGTTCCGGTTTGAATCTATGTGGCTGGAAGATGAAGGATGCAAAAAAGTGGTAGAAGAGGCATGGGAAAGGGGGCGGTCTAGCTGCTCACTATGGCCTTTAGAAGCTTGTTTGGAGGAATGTCAACAATCTTTGAAGTCCTGGAATGTTCATACTTTTGGTCATGTAGGAAATCAAGTGGCTACAATACAAAAAAAGCTCCAAATACTTGAAGCAATGAAGGGTAATGGGATGGACCTGAAGGAAATCCATGCAACAAAATTGGAGCTTAATAGGTGGCTAGGCATTGAAGAGGAAATGTGGCATCAAAGAAGCAGGAACAATTGGTTAAAGGCAAGAGATAGAAATACCACCTTCTTCCATATTAAGGCCACAAACAGGTACCAGAGGAATACTATTAGCAAGATTATGGATGCAAATCACAATTGGCTGGAGGATGTAGACCAAATTGGGCAGACTTTTGTGCATTATTTTGAGGAGCTTTTCACCACTTCAAAGCCGAAGGTGGAGCAAGAAATGCTTGATGCAATCCATTCCAAAGTCACTGCTAGAATGAACTCTATTCTTACGCGGGAATTTTAAGCAATGGAGGTGGAGAAAGCTCTAAAACAAATGCACCCGCTAACGGCTCCTGGCCTAGACGGTATGCCACCTTTATTTTATCATCAATTTTGGCCTACTGTCAAATCTATTGTCATCCATACTGCACTTGATTTTCTTAACCATGGTGTATCCCTTCCTAAATTTCATGATACTCGCATTGTACTTATTCCCAAAACGAAAAATCCGGAAAAAGTAACGGATTATAGGCCAATCTCTTTATGTAATGTTGCTTACAAAATAGCTTCAAAAGTTGTGGCAAACAGGATGAAACCGGTGCTGCAGGAAATCATAGGGGAGAACCAAAGTGCCTTTGTGGCGGAACGCCTTATCACTGACAATGTCTTGGTGGCTCACGAAATGATGACTCATATTAGcaagaagagaaaaggaaaatgtggCGAAATGGCTATAAAACTGGACATGAGCAAGGCGTACGATCGGGTTGAGTGGGAATGTTTGAAGCAGATTATGATGAAGCTTGGATTTCATATGAATTGGATTAGCACGGTGATGAGATGTGTATCTTCGGTGAAATATGCAGTTCGAATTAATGGGCAACCATATGACTTGAATCAGCCATCACGAGGATTGAGACAAGGCGATCCATTGTCTCCGTATCTTTTCCTGATATGCACCGAGGGTCTTTCTGCATTGTTACATCAGGCGGCATACAGGAAAGCCATTAAAGGGGTGGCTGCTTCTGTGCAAGGTCCTAGAATatcccatttattttttgccaatAATACCTTGGTGTTTGGACGAGCAACAGTGAGTGAAGCCATGGAAATTCTACGGATCCTTAAAGTCTACGAAGTCCCCTCTGGTCAACAGCTAAATTACCACAAAACCTCCTTATTTTTCAACCAAAGAAAGGGTGAAAACAATGTTTGGAGCTCAGGTTATTAAACCTCATGAAGCATACCTAGTTCTGCCATCACTTGTGGGAAGATCCAAGAATAACACTTTTGCCCAACTTAAACAGAGAGTGGCTAATAAGGTCTCGGGGTGGAAGGAAAAGATTTTGACGCCTGTTGGGAAGGAAGTTCTGATTAAATCGTAGCTCAAGCCGTCCCCTCATATACCATGAGTTGTTTCCTGCTGCCTAAGAATCTATGTGATGAACTGACTAGGGTGATTAGACAATTCTGGTGGGGACAGACTAGGAATGAGAAGAAAATAGCATGGCTGAACTGGGATTTGATATGCAAGCCTAAAGACATAGGAGGTCTGGGATTTCGagagctaagaagtttcaattTGGCGCTCTTGGCCAAACAGGGGTGGAGGCTTCAAACAAACTCCAATTCCCTATTTAGCTGAGTGTATTAAGCCAAATACTTCCCACATTGCAGCTTTTCAGAGGCAAAAATAGGTCGAAACCCGTCCTATGCGTGGAGAAGTTTAATGGTGGTGCAAAATATAATCCAGAGAGGCATGCGGTGGTAGGTGGGGGACGGAAAGAAGATACGAGTGTGGCATGATAAATGGGTTCCTAGACCTTCAACTTACAAGTTGATTACAACAGAAAAACCACAGTCAACAAATGCTCTGGTTTCGGAGCTCATAAACAGAGCAACAAATGAGTGGAATAAAGACAAGCTAGAGAGCTGGTTCATTCCCGAAGACAGAGAAGCCATTCTAAAAATCCCTTTGAGCAGCTGCACACAGGACAGATTAATTTAGGCTAAAAATAGAAGTGAGAAATTTACAGTTAAAAGCGCTTACGCGCTGGCGTTGGAAGAGAAACTTCATGATACTAATGCAGATTGCTCAGACGATTCAACTAGGAGGAAGATTTGGAAGACCATATGGCAGATGAAGACCCCACAGAAAATAAAACACTTTGCTTGGAAGGTAGGCCGTGGAATCCTTGCCACAAAATCCAGCCTAGCTCAATGGAAAATCATTCAAGATAGCACGTGTGACCTCTGTGGACAGGAGGAAGAAACGATATGCCCCTTACTGTGGACTTGTGAACATGCTAAAGAGGTTTGGAAGAATAGTAAATTCGCTTTACCATTTGGTATCTCGTCGCACTGGTGTTTATTGGACGTAGTCACGAATTTACAGAGGAATGAACATTTGCGGCCTGGACAGTTGGAGCAGTTCATCACGATATGTTGGGGTATATGGAAGAACTGGAATGATCTTCGGATGGGAGGTAAGGTACGGACAGGCAGAACAGTGTTGCGGACTGCCATGCACCTGGTAGAAGAGTTCCGAGCTGCAAATGATGGTAAAACAGAGCATCAAGCCGAACCGGAACTTCCGATTTCTTGGCAACCACCAAGCGAAGGATACTATAAAGTAAACTTGGACGGTGCGGTCTTCTCGAAGAGGAACCAGGCGGGGGCCGGAGTAATAATCAGGGACGGTGCAGGTGAGGTGAGCGCTGCATTAAGCAAGAAATGGAAGTGTCCATTGGGAGTGATAGAAGCGGAAGCTAAAGCTTTGGAAGCTGGAGTTGAGTTCGCCAAAGATGTTGGAATTAGAGAGGCAGAGTTTGAGAGTAACTCTCTGTTAGTTTGTAATGCTCTACAAGGACTGGGTTCACCGCCTTCCTCAGTGATGAATGTGCTTGCCGGGGTGATGAACCAAATGTCGTATTTTAGACGATGGAAAGTTACTCACACTAAACGATAGGGAAATGTCCCTGCTCACTTACTAGCTCAACACGCCAAATACGTTGAGGATTATATTGCATGGCTAGAGGAATGTCCTAGCCTGATTGAATGTGCTTGTGCGCATGACAGGAATGTAATTTGCTAATTTGTTTTCAATAAAGTGACGCACttctcataataaaaaaaaaaaaaaaaaaaaaaaaaaaaaaaaaaaaaaaaaaaaaaataataatatttgaagAAACTGAAATGCAAATGCCAAAATAGAGGGATAGCATAGAAGAAGTGGGGTTTTAATGGTGTGCCACGTTTCAGTTTTCTATTGGTATagacttttaaaaaaagaaaaagaaaaatccattcAATGTGTGTGTTCCGTGTGGTGCCACGTTGTTGGCATGCaaggtagtaaattttttttccattagtCATGAGCGATCAagacatttctttttcttaaaaaaaaaaaaaaaaaaaaaaaaaaaaaacagtatcatctcatttcattaatataaaaaCACGAAAATGagcataaatttatatatagttatgaattaaataaccaaataattataataattatatattaactaaatattaatatattatatataattaattaattcatataCTAAATAAGTCTTTGGTtataatttagtatttttattttgtaaatataagATCTAAAAGCTTActtaaatcattttaaaattttttatatatttttaactaaacATATTTACTACTATTAGCTTATTAGTTATATAAAATggcttcttatttatttttataatttaactaaattatttatgacgtcTTGGATCGAATCATCGGTCTGACCCTAGTCAGACCACAAAATCgataatcagttttttttttttttttttggttctttgtttgTTCCGGTTTTTAAAATTATGAGAGAAATAGtgaactctactctactctgcTATACTCTTCTTCAATTAAAACGGGTTATTAACATACTTTGTAAGTGTGAGTCACTTTCTTTGATTGTTGTGCTAAGTGTTTTGGATTGCAACTGAGGAAAGCTCACCAATATTTGTTCCAACACTGTGTTTTtagattatataattaatatttctttttgactaaatgaattttgaatttattttttctcccaAATTCCAGGGTTCAAAGGTATCCAGAACAAAACTTCTATGCAGGCATTAGTCCATGAATTGGTTGAAATAGTCTCGAAAGAGGTTCAACTATTCGAAGACAGAGACAAGTTGGACGATGTTCGCGCTTTACTTTATAATGCTGCTGAATTTGGGAATAGTGAATTTCTTAATATACTTATCCGCTCTTATCCTATTATCATATGGACAACAGACAAAGACGGTCGAAGTTTATTTCACATTGCTGTTATAAATCGGCAAGAGAGTGTCTTCAATCTATTATATGAGACCGTTGCTGTCAAGGAAATAATTCTAACCAATGTTATCGAGGGTAAAAAGGAGAACGTGATGCACTTAGCTGGATATTTGGCTCCGTTAAATCGACTAAATATCGTATCAGGAGCAGCTCTTCAAATGCAACGGGAGTTACTGTGGTTTAAGGTGGGTGTTAGtatgtattatattttagtttCCTTTTCTTGTGGTTACACTTATGAATTTACACCTCCAAAACTGTAGGGGCTAGAAATGATTGCGCTGCCTTCATTCCAGAAGACAAGGAACTCTGATAACCTAACACCGTGGGATTTATTCACAATGTAACATGAAAATCTACGGAGAGATGGTGAAAAGTGGATGAAGGATACAGCTAACTATTGCATGCTTGTGGCAACACTGATTACCACTGTGGTTTTTGCTGCAGCTTTCACTGTACCGGGTGGTAGCAATCAAGAGACAGGCACTCCTATTCTTTTGAAAAGTATTTGGTTTAGGGTGTTTTTCATGTTTGATGCAATAGCACTGTTATCGTCTTCGACTTCAATATTGGTGTTCTTGTCAATTCTCACATCACGTTTCACGCAAATGGATTTCCTCCTGTCATTACCATCAAAGTTGGTGTGGGGACTCACCGCCCTCTTCATCTCTATAGTAGGCATGGTGGTAGCCTTCAGTGCAACCTGCTTTTTGGTCTTTAAAAGTGAAATGCCGTGGCTTCCTACTGGGATAATTGCTTCCGCTTTTGTCCCAATTATTGCGTTCGTTTTGCTACATTATCAACTTTGGGCTGATATCATGCACTCTACATCCTGGTCTGGGTTTCTTTTTAAGCCGAGTAAACATAGAATCTTCTAATTAATGGACAATGATGCCAATTGGGAACTGTTTGTGGTTGTCTACGTAATTCAAAGTGTCGActttttaatgtttcaagagCACCACAATTCGGTACATGACTATAAATTTGTGTCTTCGGAttgtattataaatttataataatctTGATTGGACTACATCcgtcttttttattattattattcatctTGATTAAATTTCATTTGTATTTTTCCCCCTAAGCATTTCGGTTGTAGTAAGTGAAATTAAAGGTTTTAAGGAATAAGGATTGTGTGAATGTTTTTCATCAACAAATGTGGGACCCAATCAAAATTTATCTGAAAACTTTCTTCGAAGAACCTTCATTGTGTTGGTCCTTCATGTGTTTAAAGATGTTGGTTCTCAAAGTTATCACAAGGTTTCATTCAATTGTGATCTCTCCAGCTTGGGGGACAACCGTCTTATGTGTTTCAACAGGAGTGAAGGATGATCGTTTGGTTCTAGCATAACTGGAGGTTTTAGGGATTGAAGATGATGAAGGCCTCTCCTTAGGTGTCATAAGAGAAGAGTCTTTAGCaagagggaagaagaaaaacaacTTGTGAGTTTTTCTTTGACCTAATTACACTGACCTCCCATGAGGTTCACAAAATTACACTCCTTCAAATGTTATAGGAGATGAAAATCCCACCCAAAGGTTTtataaatgcaaca encodes:
- the LOC126704751 gene encoding uncharacterized protein LOC126704751, whose translation is MVFMVKFLLIFHLLGVTGGGRRDESGVKELEDFVADVGELRLVPGQKAPLKWVAIRVKSGLHRRSRESGVKKLRRSGLRSDSSGLRSGFYMMQTDITVDLSVHIEGDNQNQQTYENMMQTETTKGLSGHAEQENQNQHQNFEIPGQTTSQYLCLYRAALEGNWQDAKKILEDDPDAIRYSITQTKESVLHIAFASKHMAFVKELVQLLSDDDLELRNQEGETALCFAAKSGIVAIAKEMVKKNNRLPLARSKEDRTPLPKAALLGLRDMVSYLFTVTSFEGLSPSEHMEILVATITNDMYGMSHISIIVSLRQLIENAITSFDVLRENFDWA
- the LOC126704752 gene encoding uncharacterized protein LOC126704752, translating into MEEITDKCAKLKLSLKEDVEVAIHAPMPEEGLVLLGKFCTKRKINLESVTRVLRSIWKAEHNFEVNDLGENKVMFLFQSKDDMDRVLLLNPWSFDKYLLILHKMVRGEAVKDIKFNRSPFWIQIHGLPTMCQTKEVGISIGATLGEVVKVDANREGFCLGNCLRIRVILDVSMPLCRGRKVRLGEYGLKWVDFRYERLPIFCYLCGKINHDERDCL